In one window of Williamwhitmania taraxaci DNA:
- a CDS encoding peptidase associated/transthyretin-like domain-containing protein, producing MKTLKTLSIIALLIAFQIETTLAQPRGMDGRGSGNMPAIGVLKGKILDKNTSELIEYATIALIRQKDSTIATGGISNSQGVFLLDKVPFGRYTVQITIVR from the coding sequence ATGAAAACACTTAAAACACTAAGCATTATTGCTTTACTAATTGCCTTTCAAATCGAGACCACACTAGCTCAACCAAGAGGAATGGATGGCAGAGGTAGTGGCAATATGCCTGCAATTGGAGTATTGAAAGGAAAAATTCTTGATAAGAATACAAGTGAACTGATTGAATATGCAACAATTGCACTTATTCGACAAAAAGATTCGACTATTGCAACAGGCGGAATTTCTAATAGTCAAGGAGTTTTCCTATTAGATAAAGTTCCGTTTGGAAGATACACCGTTCAAATAACAATAGTTCGGTAA